aatgaaaaataaaaacattaataaatacGGTAGTGGGTTTTATTTAGCCATTTCAGATAAGTAACTGgtattttcattaactaAGTAATCAATTTCCTTTTTAATGTGCTCATCagattcatattttttcaataatgatAGAATTTGATCAAATGTGGTTGTGGTGACCTTTTGGTTTCTCAAATTAATTAGATAGACCTTACTGATCATCTTGATGATGTctgatatataattttctttaatgtTGTCTGATTCATCCAATTCTAACAAAGGCATCAAGCCTTCTCGAATGATGGTCTGAATTGAATGCATGCTCAATGACTTGATAACTTCTTCCTTTGTTAGACTACTGCCAATACATTGAATAGCATAGTTGCTGATTTCTGAGCAAGGGTTCAAACATTGGTGCGACAGCGCCTGAATCAACGATAGTTTTTGCTCttcattgaatttatttgaagatattgaagactcaaataaaaattgagTCAAAAAGAGTGATTTTATCGAAGTTTCGATAACATGTTTTTGTGGATTTTCTGCGGATGATTCTTTGTTGATTTCCCATTTGTTACCAATAGCACCAGCAGAGGAAATCTCATCTAATAAACCTAATATCCATTTAAAATTCATTTCAGTAAATATCTTAGAATCATTActtattgaagaattaataaaatcaaatacaCCAGATAAGTGATTCTCATTTGAAACCACGTTTCTTAGTAACTGCCAAAAACTCTcatcattatataataaatccCTATAACTACCAGGTTTAGCTAGCAATAAAATAGATTTAATAATACCTTCACCTTGATCAGTTGAAAAGAATGTGTCATTAAAAATCTCATTTTGTTGAAGTAGATTTTTGTCAATGGTTTCCTTAAGAACGTCTCCTTTATTCATTAGTATGGATAATAGCAACAATTTGTAACTAACCAATCTTCTTAATCCCTTTTTGGTGATATGCTCAGATTCCGATAAACTTTTAACTGaatctaaaattttatctcctaatttagaaatatcTTTACAATGCAAGTACAAAGCGATCGTAATTTCAATCAAAAACAATGCTTCTGTTTCGaaatatgatttattaGCTTCTGTGATTTCTGTCTTAATGGATTTTAGAATTAATTCGATAAATTCAGGAGTAAACTGAGCACCAATACCAAATACAGACATGGTGACATTGATTTTCTTAATACACTCCAGAGCATTTAATGCTGTTTCAATCTCATCATCTGAAGGTTCTTCGTCGCCTTTCAGATAGGATGCAAATGCGGATAATATACCTCTGTTAATCCTCtctttattaataacaaCGGCTGGTTTTGGTTTCGGTAAATTGCCAATGCAGAGTTGCTTCTGAAAATCATGGAAAACATCAGGATCgattaatttcttttcataaagatttatcattaaagCTAATGTTGTTTCCCAAATTTTAGAACTCAACATGGATGTtgtattgttttttctAATTATTCTAAAAAAGGatgataaatattgttgttttttgaaatcttCACCTAGTTGAATTGATGTTCTAGACACAGGAATATGCGTATTTGAGCTTTCAACATATATTTCAACAACAGAATCATCCGTGtattcatcatcatctttagTTATTAAACCAGTATAAGTTGCAAAGTGTCTTAAAGTATTTGTGTATAATTCACTcaaattaaagaaacaaGCTATATCcaaacatttttcaatgatcAAAAttacttttgaaaaaacGTAGGGGTCTTTAGTTcctaatattattttggtAAATTCTTCAACCAACATTATACCCACGTTTGAAAACATAACTTCATTTAATTGAGCCAGTTCGTACTTGCTTAagttattaataatactattttttttcaaagtGTTCTCAGTAACTACTAAAGTAGAcgaaataatattattccATGCGTCATCAaaccattttttattaccaTGATGCTCTTCTGGcataataatttctttatctCTAATGgaacaatatattttatcaagATACCAATGTGGGAAATCTTTTGAGTTGTAACATccttttaaattatttgaataatctTCAAACGTCATATGTTCTTTAACTTGTGGATTGTGTAAATCGGTGTTTAACATGATAATCGAATAACTCAATACAAAGACGGAATCAAGGTCTGGATTCacaatttctttatcattatcactatcattatcatttttattttctggTTTATGATCATTGACATATTTTTGTGCAAAACATTCGATTATTCTCTCAATTTGCTGAGATTCGCCAGGCAGCCTAAATTTGGTTAATAAAATACGAAGAGCTTCATCAACTCTTAATTCATTGAAGTCATATAGTCCAATAAAGTAGTTTAACAGAGACTTTTTATCCGGATCGGATAGTAACAAGCCTATTGTCTTTTTGTTCATTCTTGtattgttttcaaataagAACTTTGCAATATCCTCATCTGTGTCTGATGAAATGAATCCTTTCTCGAGAAGTAATGAAATACCTTCTTTTggttttttattaaataatgcaGCAGATTCAATAAACACAGTTTTCTGTTCTCTCTGTTCAAGCAACGGCAGTAGTTTCTTATCACTCCAATATACAGTTTTATCAAtacattgaatattatcatatatGTCTTCcacaaattcaaaaaccCCATCCAACGAGATAGATGGAATAGTGACAGAGGCATTAATACTCGTATTATCTGAAACTGTCATATTGATCAAGgcatttattaaatttaacgAAATATCAACATTATCGAGATCACAATCAAATTCAGCGAATAGGGACATGAAAAAAGATGGCGAACAAGTCCATAGAACAGATAATTGTTCCATTATCAATTCCTTAAATTGTACGTTGACAACAGCATtcgttttttttttatccttatcatcttctttatcataaataatttgtAATAGGCAGTTTAAAGTTAATTCAATTTGCCTCTGAAGTGAATTTCCAAAAACTAGGTATATAGTTGCAAATAATTCAAGAACAGCTTGTaaaatcaacaaatttTCTGAGTTTTGAATAATGTATAAAACAGACTTAAAAATTGGATCTGATACAAATGCAAATAGACGAGGATGTAGCAGAAAATAAGTACCTGAGATATCGATTACaatctttaataatttaagaGATAAAAGTGTTGCCTCTGTAGAtgcattttcatttttttctggAAGGATCAGAGACAATAGAAGATTTAAGTAATCAATAATGACTGGTAAACCATATTGATCCTCAATTATTGAAGTACCTGATCCGATTATAAGTTCTGCTGGTTTTGCTGCCTCTTTCACAGATGAATCTTTATTCACTGTATTTTTTGTATTCAAAACATCATCAGATGATTCTGACTTACTTGTACCAATAGTATCTTTCTTTAGCTTATTTTTGGCGTACACAGCTGAATTGATGTAGACATGATTTGATTCTGATGCTTCAATGTCGGCAAGCCTTGAGAACACTCTTGTTGttacatttattaaagaagtTTCTGCGGCCTTGCGGAGTATTTCAGTTCTTCTAGTATTGCAAACCATGGATAAGATTATTTGTAATACTTCGTAAATAACTCCATCTGGTAGAATATTGCTATTTGGCGAGACAAGGAGAGTCTGAAGCATGTCTACCACTTTTAACAGTACTGAATTATCTGTGATACTACTGGATCTCTCAAATCTACAATGTGTTAATGCTCTTATAGTCTCTGTGTAAGCGCGGACATATTCTATGCCTATCCCATCAAAGGCAATCTTCAAACTGAAAAAGTTACCTACAGTCTCCAATGCTTGAACTGTAATATCCCCAGGAACAGAACTATTAACGatgataaataaaaatggcTCTAATATCTCAACAGGTGACAATGTGGACATTGCATCTTCATTGGACAaaagtttctttttcaagGCCAATAGTTTGCTTATTAGTTGATCACCGTTGttcatattattatacTTAGATAGGTAATTAAAAGGATGGTTCCCAGCTGAACCATTATTTATACTGATATTAGAATCAACTGCATTCGTAAAAAACTCATTCCCAGTTCCAATTACAACACTCATTCCCAATTGATTataatcattttttatGATATGCTTCCTCATCGAATTAGATAATCGGATACATTCACGAATGACAAGTGTTCTTGAATCCAGAAAATCTGGAATGTGATATACCATCTTTATGtattttgttcaatttttgt
The sequence above is drawn from the Tetrapisispora phaffii CBS 4417 chromosome 2, complete genome genome and encodes:
- the GEA1 gene encoding Arf family guanine nucleotide exchange factor GEA1 (similar to Saccharomyces cerevisiae GEA2 (YEL022W) and GEA1 (YJR031C); ancestral locus Anc_1.455) codes for the protein MVYHIPDFLDSRTLVIRECIRLSNSMRKHIIKNDYNQLGMSVVIGTGNEFFTNAVDSNISINNGSAGNHPFNYLSKYNNMNNGDQLISKLLALKKKLLSNEDAMSTLSPVEILEPFLFIIVNSSVPGDITVQALETVGNFFSLKIAFDGIGIEYVRAYTETIRALTHCRFERSSSITDNSVLLKVVDMLQTLLVSPNSNILPDGVIYEVLQIILSMVCNTRRTEILRKAAETSLINVTTRVFSRLADIEASESNHVYINSAVYAKNKLKKDTIGTSKSESSDDVLNTKNTVNKDSSVKEAAKPAELIIGSGTSIIEDQYGLPVIIDYLNLLLSLILPEKNENASTEATLLSLKLLKIVIDISGTYFLLHPRLFAFVSDPIFKSVLYIIQNSENLLILQAVLELFATIYLVFGNSLQRQIELTLNCLLQIIYDKEDDKDKKKTNAVVNVQFKELIMEQLSVLWTCSPSFFMSLFAEFDCDLDNVDISLNLINALINMTVSDNTSINASVTIPSISLDGVFEFVEDIYDNIQCIDKTVYWSDKKLLPLLEQREQKTVFIESAALFNKKPKEGISLLLEKGFISSDTDEDIAKFLFENNTRMNKKTIGLLLSDPDKKSLLNYFIGLYDFNELRVDEALRILLTKFRLPGESQQIERIIECFAQKYVNDHKPENKNDNDSDNDKEIVNPDLDSVFVLSYSIIMLNTDLHNPQVKEHMTFEDYSNNLKGCYNSKDFPHWYLDKIYCSIRDKEIIMPEEHHGNKKWFDDAWNNIISSTLVVTENTLKKNSIINNLSKYELAQLNEVMFSNVGIMLVEEFTKIILGTKDPYVFSKVILIIEKCLDIACFFNLSELYTNTLRHFATYTGLITKDDDEYTDDSVVEIYVESSNTHIPVSRTSIQLGEDFKKQQYLSSFFRIIRKNNTTSMLSSKIWETTLALMINLYEKKLIDPDVFHDFQKQLCIGNLPKPKPAVVINKERINRGILSAFASYLKGDEEPSDDEIETALNALECIKKINVTMSVFGIGAQFTPEFIELILKSIKTEITEANKSYFETEALFLIEITIALYLHCKDISKLGDKILDSVKSLSESEHITKKGLRRLVSYKLLLLSILMNKGDVLKETIDKNLLQQNEIFNDTFFSTDQGEGIIKSILLLAKPGSYRDLLYNDESFWQLLRNVVSNENHLSGVFDFINSSISNDSKIFTEMNFKWILGLLDEISSAGAIGNKWEINKESSAENPQKHVIETSIKSLFLTQFLFESSISSNKFNEEQKLSLIQALSHQCLNPCSEISNYAIQCIGSSLTKEEVIKSLSMHSIQTIIREGLMPLLELDESDNIKENYISDIIKMISKVYLINLRNQKVTTTTFDQILSLLKKYESDEHIKKEIDYLVNENTSYLSEMAK